The following proteins are co-located in the Penaeus monodon isolate SGIC_2016 chromosome 10, NSTDA_Pmon_1, whole genome shotgun sequence genome:
- the LOC119578146 gene encoding vacuolar protein sorting-associated protein 26C-like, which produces MSLTVEIRLKRPSRIYHEGDIVSGLLVLDSKSEIRHDGITLTMEGVISLQLSPKSAGLIESIVNSSKPISIINTVIEVAKSGKIPSGQTEIPFELPLKVRGSKTLYETYHGVYITIQYFLRCDIKRSLLAKDVTKAQEFIVEYKQGVGEVAQPGLINFEMRPETLPNVRDRARIPKFLVRGHLDSEVFSLSKPLTGELTVCECERGISSIELQLVRVETCGSAEGNTRETTEIQNIQIGEGDVCRGIAIPIYMVFPRLFTCATTVAPNFKIEFELNIVIIFDNDHLVVETFPIKLTRH; this is translated from the exons ATGTCTCTCACGGTGGAAATACGGCTAAAGAGGCCAAGCCGGATATACCACGAGGGT GATATTGTCAGTGGTCTCTTAGTCCTTGACAGCAAATCAGAGATTCGGCACGATGGCATTACCCTGACAATGGAAGGTGTAATAAGCTTACAACTGTCCCCAAAGAGTGCAGGTTTAATCGAGTCTATTGTCAACTCATCCAAG CCAATCAGTATCATAAACACTGTAATAGAGGTGGCAAAATCAGGCAAAATCCCATCTGGCCAGACAGAAATACCCTTTGAGCTCCCCCTAAAGGTTCGAGGCTCGAAGACTCTCTATGAGACTTACCATGGGGTGTACATAACAATACAGTACTTCTTAAGGTGTGATATTAAGAGGAGCCTGTTAGCGAAAGATGTTACAAAGGCACAGGAGTTCATTGTAGAGTACAAG CAAGGCGTAGGAGAGGTAGCCCAGCCAGGCTTGATAAACTTTGAAATGAGGCCTGAGACTCTGCCGAATGTAAGAGACCGAGCCCGCATCCCAAAGTTTCTGGTGCGAGGACACCTAGACTCGGAAGTGTTCTCGCTTTCCAAACCACTGACTGGagaa CTCACCGTGTGCGAGTGTGAGAGAGGAATTAGCAGCATTGAGCTCCAGCTTGTCCGAGTAGAAACGTGTGGATCAGCCGAAGGAAACACAAGAGAAA CAACAGAAATTCAGAACATCCAGATTGGAGAAGGTGATGTATGTCGAGGAATCGCCATACCCATTTACATGGTCTTTCCAAGATTATTTACTTGCGCGACAACTGTTGCCCCCAATTTTAAAatag AATTTGAACTGAACATTGTCATTATATTTGACAATGATCATCTAGTTGTTGAAACTTTTCCCATTAAACTTACACGTCACTGA
- the LOC119577694 gene encoding sulfotransferase family cytosolic 1B member 1-like, producing the protein MTFRGDDGSRDRVDDEERGRRRHRGQGPTRRQGSLPRTPASGTIKDDRLCYEADLLDVCKVVYVARNPKDVCVSYYHQQRLVKVAEYVGDFPEYVDFWTQDLLLQAPYWPHLAEGWARRNHPNVLFLFYEDMKEDILRELGRLNTFLGTALTESQLQTVAHHTSFSGMKSRGTTNPTAALQESGEFKKGEAEFIRKGTTGDWTNFFTPELEEKFEEWMEKWRPTSAEIPFRYQIKVPE; encoded by the exons ATGACGTTCCGAGGGGACGACGGGAGCAGAGATCGTGTGGACGATGAGGAACGAGGTCGACGTCGACACCGCGGCCAAGGTCCCACTCGACGCCAGGGTTCCCTTCCTCGA ACGCCCGCTTCCGGCACGATCAAGGACGACCGCCTCTGTTACGAGGCTGATCTCCTCGACGTCTGTAag GTAGTGTACGTAGCCAGAAACCCCAAGGACGTATGTGTGTCTTATTATCACCAGCAAAGGCTCGTCAAAGTTGCAGAGTATGTGGGAGATTTTCCTGAGTATGTTGACTTCTGGACTCAAGATCTCC TCCTCCAGGCCCCCTACTGGCCGCACCTGGCAGAGGGCTGGGCGAGGCGAAACCACCCCAACGTCCTGTTCCTCTTCTACGAGGACATGAAGGAGGACATCCTGCGTGAGCTCGGGCGTCTCAACACCTTCCTGGGGACGGCGCTGACGGAGAGCCAGCTGCAGACGGTCGCTCACCACACCTCCTTCTCCGGCATGAAGAGCAGGGGCACCACCAACCCCACCGCCGCCCTGCAGGAGTCCGGCGAATTCAAGAAGGGCGAGGCGGAATTCATCAGGAAAG GAACTACGGGTGACTGGACCAACTTCTTCACGCCGGAACTGGAGGAGAAGTTCGAGGAATGGATGGAAAAGTGGCGACCCACCTCCGCGGAGATCCCCTTCAGGTACCAAATCAAGGTTCCCGAGTGA